A window from Burkholderiales bacterium encodes these proteins:
- the era gene encoding GTPase Era, whose protein sequence is MSATAPGFRSGYVAIVGRPNVGKSTLLNCLVGAKISIVSPRPQTTRHRVRGILTTGDAQLVFVDTPGFQTLHGGALNRALNRSVVRTLEDVDVTLVVVEALRFNAGDRQVVGLLKRDRPAILAINKVDLVKDKGLLLPFIQQAAETYPFAEIVPVSAEKGAGVEDLVATIRKYLPEGPPLYDPGEMTDASERFLAAELLREKLFRLLGEELPYATTVVVEEFKDEGDLKRIHAVIYVEKDSQKAIVIGRKGEKLKEIASLARLDMERLFGTKVFLDVWVKVRRGWSDDERMLKSLGFES, encoded by the coding sequence ATGAGCGCGACCGCCCCTGGCTTCAGGAGCGGCTATGTGGCCATCGTCGGCCGGCCCAACGTGGGCAAGTCCACCTTGCTCAACTGCCTGGTGGGCGCCAAGATCAGCATCGTCTCCCCCCGGCCCCAGACCACCCGCCACCGGGTGCGGGGCATCCTGACCACCGGGGACGCCCAGCTCGTCTTCGTGGACACCCCCGGGTTCCAGACCCTGCACGGGGGCGCGCTCAACCGGGCCCTCAACCGCAGCGTGGTGCGGACGCTGGAGGACGTGGATGTGACCTTGGTGGTGGTGGAGGCGTTGCGCTTCAACGCGGGCGATCGCCAGGTGGTGGGACTGCTCAAGCGGGACCGGCCCGCCATTCTGGCGATCAACAAGGTGGATCTGGTCAAGGACAAAGGGCTGCTGCTGCCCTTCATCCAGCAGGCCGCCGAGACCTACCCTTTCGCCGAGATCGTGCCCGTCAGCGCCGAAAAAGGCGCGGGTGTCGAGGACCTGGTGGCGACGATACGGAAGTACCTCCCGGAAGGACCGCCCCTCTACGATCCGGGGGAGATGACCGACGCCAGCGAACGGTTTCTCGCCGCCGAGCTCCTGCGGGAGAAGCTGTTCCGGCTGCTGGGCGAGGAGCTGCCCTACGCCACCACGGTGGTGGTGGAGGAGTTCAAGGACGAAGGGGATCTGAAACGCATCCACGCGGTGATCTACGTGGAAAAGGATTCCCAGAAGGCCATCGTAATCGGGCGCAAGGGCGAAAAACTCAAGGAGATCGCGAGCCTCGCGCGTCTCGACATGGAGCGGCTCTTCGGGACCAAGGTCTTCTTGGACGTGTGGGTAAAAGTGCGCCGGGGATGGTCCGACGACGAGAGGATGCTGAAGAGCCTCGGCTTCGAGTCCTAG
- the lepB gene encoding signal peptidase I translates to MNFALVMLILLVVTGGIWLLDRLVLAKRRGPHRKEPWWVEYPKSFFPVILLVFVLRSFLVEPFKIPSGSMIPTLLVGDFILVNKYTYGIRLPVVNWKIIEVNSPRRGEVMVFRYPENPSLDYIKRVVGLPGDRVVYRDKRLIINGQPVKMVKNGEYSYVEGGLNLVRALLFTEYLGGHPHAVLINPSAPDLQLAGVRQFPFRDNCTYNEDAISCTVPPGHYFVMGDNRDSSSDSRYWGFVPDSHVVGKAFLIWWNFGDFKRIGTVIR, encoded by the coding sequence ATGAACTTCGCGCTGGTGATGCTGATCCTGCTCGTCGTGACCGGCGGGATCTGGCTGCTCGACCGGCTCGTGCTGGCCAAACGCCGGGGCCCGCACCGCAAGGAACCCTGGTGGGTGGAGTACCCGAAGAGCTTCTTCCCGGTGATCCTGCTGGTCTTCGTGCTGCGCTCCTTCCTGGTGGAGCCGTTCAAGATCCCCTCGGGATCGATGATCCCGACCCTGCTGGTGGGGGACTTCATCCTGGTGAACAAGTACACCTACGGCATCCGGCTGCCCGTAGTCAATTGGAAGATCATCGAGGTCAATTCCCCCCGGCGGGGAGAGGTCATGGTGTTCCGCTATCCGGAGAACCCCTCCCTCGACTACATCAAGCGCGTGGTGGGCCTGCCGGGCGATCGGGTCGTCTACCGCGACAAGCGGCTCATCATCAATGGCCAGCCGGTCAAGATGGTGAAAAACGGCGAGTACAGTTACGTGGAAGGCGGGCTCAACCTGGTGAGGGCCCTGCTTTTCACCGAGTATCTGGGCGGACATCCCCACGCGGTGCTCATCAACCCGTCCGCCCCGGACTTGCAGCTCGCCGGGGTGCGCCAGTTTCCGTTCCGCGACAATTGCACCTACAATGAGGATGCCATAAGCTGCACGGTGCCGCCGGGGCACTATTTCGTTATGGGCGACAATCGGGACAGCAGCAGCGACAGCCGCTATTGGGGGTTCGTGCCCGACAGCCACGTGGTCGGGAAGGCGTTTCTGATCTGGTGGAACTTCGGCGACTTCAAGCGGATCGGCACCGTGATCCGCTGA
- the nagZ gene encoding beta-hexosaminidase, with the protein MSLGPLMLDVQGSILTPEDEGRLAHPGTGGVILFSRNYQDPGQLSRLTAAIHALRAPPLLIAVDHEGGRVQRFREGFTRLPPMRSLGRLWDRNPHRARLLAEQTGYVLAAELRACGVDFSFTPVLDLDYGASTVIGDRAFHTNPDAVAELAQELVRGLRRAGMAAVGKHFPGHGFVAADSHTELPTDERPFADLALADLVPFRRLAEQGLAAIMPAHVVYPAVDARPAGYSKVWLQRILRRELGFEGAVFSDDLSMAGAGCEGDPVARARAALSAGCDMVLVCNDAPAAEAVLKGLKDELPAVSLARLARMHGRPGPVSWKRLRENPDYLEAVRAVSALAAEAAELPLLPDPTSPPGCNDSP; encoded by the coding sequence ATGTCCCTCGGTCCCCTCATGCTGGACGTGCAAGGCTCGATCCTCACTCCCGAGGACGAGGGGCGGCTCGCCCATCCGGGCACCGGCGGAGTGATCCTCTTCAGCCGCAACTATCAGGACCCGGGCCAGCTTTCCCGGCTCACCGCCGCCATCCATGCACTGCGTGCTCCTCCGCTCTTGATCGCCGTGGACCACGAAGGGGGGCGCGTTCAGCGCTTCCGCGAAGGCTTTACCCGGCTTCCCCCGATGCGCAGCCTCGGCCGGCTGTGGGACCGCAATCCCCACCGGGCCCGGCTTCTCGCCGAGCAGACGGGCTACGTGCTAGCGGCGGAGCTGCGGGCGTGCGGGGTGGATTTCAGCTTTACCCCGGTGCTGGACCTGGACTACGGGGCGAGCACCGTCATCGGCGACCGGGCCTTCCACACCAATCCGGATGCGGTGGCCGAGCTGGCCCAGGAACTCGTGCGGGGCTTAAGGCGCGCTGGCATGGCCGCCGTGGGCAAGCATTTCCCGGGGCATGGATTCGTGGCTGCCGACTCCCATACGGAGCTGCCTACCGATGAGCGGCCGTTCGCCGATCTGGCCCTGGCGGACCTAGTCCCCTTCCGCCGCCTGGCGGAGCAGGGGCTTGCAGCCATCATGCCGGCCCACGTGGTCTATCCGGCGGTGGACGCCAGGCCTGCGGGGTACAGCAAGGTCTGGCTGCAGCGCATCCTGCGCCGGGAGCTGGGCTTCGAGGGCGCGGTCTTCAGCGACGATCTGTCCATGGCGGGGGCGGGGTGCGAAGGCGATCCGGTGGCCCGAGCGCGGGCGGCTCTCTCCGCCGGCTGCGACATGGTACTCGTGTGCAACGACGCTCCGGCGGCCGAGGCCGTGCTGAAGGGGCTGAAGGACGAGCTCCCGGCGGTGAGCCTGGCCCGGCTGGCGCGCATGCACGGCCGTCCGGGGCCCGTCTCTTGGAAGCGTCTGCGGGAAAACCCGGACTACCTGGAAGCAGTCCGGGCGGTCTCCGCCCTGGCCGCGGAGGCGGCGGAGCTTCCCCTGCTGCCCGACCCGACGAGCCCTCCCGGCTGCAACGATTCGCCATGA
- the pgsA gene encoding CDP-diacylglycerol--glycerol-3-phosphate 3-phosphatidyltransferase, translated as MTLNIPNLLTWLRILLIPVFVGVFYFSNYTLSPYAKNVAATLIFALAAVTDWLDGYLARALGQTSAFGAFLDPVADKLMVAAALIVLVELARVDALIALIIIGREIAISALREWMARIGEARSVAVSLLGKVKTAAQMAAILLLLYQDHLVLGVTGQGLGTVLIYLAAGLTLLSMAYYLKVALSRVVDRV; from the coding sequence ATGACGCTCAATATCCCCAACCTCCTCACCTGGCTGCGGATCTTGCTGATTCCGGTGTTCGTGGGCGTTTTCTATTTTTCCAACTATACCCTGAGCCCCTACGCCAAGAACGTCGCCGCGACCCTGATCTTCGCCCTGGCGGCCGTTACCGACTGGCTGGACGGCTATCTCGCCCGGGCCTTGGGGCAGACTTCCGCTTTCGGCGCATTTCTGGACCCCGTCGCCGACAAGCTCATGGTGGCCGCGGCCCTCATCGTCCTGGTGGAGCTCGCCAGGGTCGACGCGCTCATCGCCCTCATCATCATCGGGCGCGAGATCGCCATCTCGGCGTTGCGGGAGTGGATGGCACGCATCGGGGAGGCGAGGAGCGTCGCCGTGTCCCTGCTCGGCAAGGTGAAGACCGCGGCTCAGATGGCAGCCATCCTGTTGCTACTCTATCAAGATCACCTGGTCCTCGGGGTCACCGGGCAGGGGCTGGGGACGGTACTCATCTACCTAGCGGCGGGTCTTACCCTATTGTCAATGGCCTACTACCTCAAGGTGGCCCTTTCCCGGGTGGTCGACCGGGTGTGA
- the efp gene encoding elongation factor P has translation MAKVLATEIRAGNLIEWDKRVWRVLKSYHVHVGGRGGAFMQVEMKDIESGTKTNQRFRTDEKVERAFVESRDFEYLYNDGTSYVFMDKETFEQISLPEDLLEGQKEFLLPNTDVQINFHNDRPIGVQLPPTVVLTVTQTEPGIKTATATATFKPAKTETGLTVMVPQFVSEGERIKVSTDSGEYMERG, from the coding sequence ATGGCGAAAGTTTTAGCGACCGAAATCCGGGCCGGCAACCTGATCGAGTGGGATAAGCGCGTGTGGCGGGTGCTCAAATCCTACCACGTCCACGTGGGCGGGCGAGGCGGCGCTTTCATGCAGGTGGAGATGAAGGACATCGAAAGCGGCACCAAGACCAACCAGCGCTTCCGCACCGACGAGAAAGTGGAGCGCGCCTTCGTCGAGAGCCGGGACTTCGAGTACCTGTACAACGACGGGACGAGCTACGTGTTCATGGACAAGGAGACTTTCGAGCAGATCTCCCTTCCGGAAGACCTGCTCGAAGGTCAGAAGGAGTTCCTGCTGCCCAACACCGACGTGCAAATCAATTTCCACAACGATCGGCCGATCGGCGTCCAGCTCCCCCCCACCGTGGTGCTCACCGTCACGCAGACCGAGCCGGGAATCAAGACCGCCACGGCCACGGCCACGTTCAAGCCGGCGAAAACCGAGACCGGCCTTACCGTGATGGTGCCCCAGTTCGTGTCCGAAGGCGAGCGCATCAAGGTCAGCACCGACTCGGGCGAGTACATGGAGCGGGGCTGA
- the acpS gene encoding holo-[acyl-carrier-protein] synthase, with protein sequence MIYGIGTDIVDTRRIERLLERYGERFARRLLTSLEWERFQGSRRPAAYLALRFAAKEAFSKAMGTGFRTPVLLSHISVVQDRLGKPGLVFHGALEAYMRERGIASHHLTLSDEAPFACAVVVLER encoded by the coding sequence GTGATTTACGGCATCGGCACCGACATCGTCGATACCCGGCGAATCGAGCGGCTGTTGGAGCGCTACGGGGAGCGCTTCGCCCGGCGCCTTCTCACCTCCCTCGAGTGGGAACGCTTCCAGGGCAGCCGCCGGCCCGCGGCGTACCTGGCGCTGCGCTTCGCCGCCAAGGAGGCCTTTTCCAAAGCCATGGGAACGGGGTTCCGCACGCCGGTGCTTCTGTCCCATATTTCCGTGGTCCAGGACCGCCTGGGCAAACCCGGGCTGGTCTTCCATGGAGCCCTGGAGGCCTACATGCGGGAACGCGGCATCGCCAGCCATCACCTGACCTTGAGCGACGAGGCGCCTTTCGCCTGCGCCGTGGTCGTCCTGGAGCGCTAA
- the czcD.1 gene encoding cation transporter → MSHAHGHGNPLSRLGWALGVTLAFSGVEAVGGWWSGSLALLSDAGHMLSDALALGLALLAAWVARRPPSRRHTYGLMRAEVVAALANALLMLAVVLGIAVEAVERTQDPRPVAGFPVMVIAAVGLLVNLGVLFILGQSHGGLNVRAAALHVTGDLLGSAAALTAGAVVYFTGWTPIDPLLAVVVACLILASTVQVVRGALTIIMEGVPSGLDLEEVGRAMTEVKGVTSVHDLHVWTVGSEQVILSAHVVLDDLKEWPRVLAELQRMLRTRFRIGHVTLQPEVPVRPEAASAMRIPIVPAGGRHS, encoded by the coding sequence ATGAGCCACGCCCATGGACATGGAAACCCGCTTTCCCGCCTGGGCTGGGCCCTGGGGGTCACCCTGGCGTTCTCCGGCGTAGAAGCCGTGGGCGGCTGGTGGTCCGGGTCCCTGGCTCTACTCTCCGACGCCGGGCACATGCTCTCCGACGCCCTGGCTCTCGGCCTGGCGCTCCTGGCGGCCTGGGTGGCCCGGCGTCCCCCTTCCCGCCGCCATACCTACGGGCTCATGCGGGCCGAGGTGGTCGCCGCCCTGGCCAATGCGCTGCTCATGCTGGCGGTGGTGCTGGGCATCGCGGTGGAGGCGGTGGAGCGGACCCAGGACCCGCGCCCCGTGGCCGGGTTTCCCGTCATGGTGATCGCGGCAGTGGGGCTCCTGGTGAACCTGGGGGTGCTGTTCATCCTCGGGCAGTCCCACGGCGGGCTCAACGTGCGCGCGGCGGCGCTCCACGTGACAGGGGATCTGCTGGGCTCGGCGGCGGCGCTCACCGCGGGGGCGGTAGTGTACTTCACCGGCTGGACGCCCATCGACCCCCTGCTCGCCGTCGTGGTTGCCTGCCTTATCCTCGCCTCCACGGTTCAGGTGGTGCGGGGGGCGTTGACCATCATCATGGAAGGCGTGCCATCGGGCCTGGACCTGGAGGAGGTGGGACGGGCGATGACGGAGGTGAAAGGGGTGACCTCGGTTCACGACCTGCACGTCTGGACCGTGGGATCGGAGCAGGTGATCCTTTCGGCCCACGTCGTCCTCGACGACCTCAAGGAATGGCCCCGGGTGCTTGCCGAGCTGCAGCGGATGCTGCGCACCCGCTTCCGCATAGGACACGTGACTTTGCAGCCGGAGGTGCCGGTCCGGCCCGAGGCCGCCAGCGCGATGCGCATCCCGATCGTCCCCGCCGGCGGACGGCATTCCTGA
- the pdxJ gene encoding pyridoxine 5'-phosphate synthase: MIELGVNIDHVATLRQARGTRYPSPIEAALVAETAGADAITLHLREDRRHIQDRDVELLRQVLHTRMNLESAVTADMLAFAARVRPHDVCFVPERRHELTTEGGLDVAGRLDEVREACARLAGEGIRVSLFVDPDPRQIDAAARAGAPVIEIHTGRYAEARTPAERNQELERVARAVVHGLGLGLKVNAGHGLNYHNVQPIAAIPGIAELNIGHAIVARAIFVGLAEAVRSMKALMREAAGRGTGPR, encoded by the coding sequence ATGATCGAGCTCGGCGTCAACATCGACCACGTGGCTACTTTGAGACAGGCCCGCGGCACCCGCTACCCGAGCCCGATCGAAGCGGCACTGGTGGCCGAGACGGCCGGAGCGGACGCCATCACCCTGCACCTGCGGGAAGATCGGCGCCACATCCAGGACCGGGACGTGGAACTCCTGCGCCAGGTGCTGCACACCCGCATGAACCTGGAAAGTGCCGTCACGGCCGATATGCTAGCCTTCGCCGCCCGGGTAAGGCCCCACGACGTGTGCTTCGTGCCCGAGCGGCGCCATGAGCTCACCACCGAGGGCGGTCTGGACGTGGCCGGCCGCTTGGACGAGGTGCGGGAAGCCTGCGCCCGCCTTGCGGGGGAGGGGATTCGAGTGTCCCTGTTTGTCGATCCCGACCCGCGCCAGATCGACGCGGCGGCCCGGGCGGGGGCCCCGGTGATCGAGATCCATACCGGGCGCTACGCGGAGGCCCGGACGCCCGCGGAACGGAACCAAGAATTGGAGCGGGTCGCCCGGGCGGTGGTCCACGGGCTCGGGCTGGGCCTCAAGGTCAACGCGGGCCACGGGCTCAATTATCACAACGTCCAGCCCATCGCCGCCATTCCCGGCATTGCCGAGCTCAACATCGGCCACGCCATCGTGGCCCGGGCGATCTTCGTCGGGCTGGCCGAGGCCGTGCGCAGCATGAAGGCCCTCATGCGCGAGGCGGCGGGCCGAGGGACCGGGCCCCGGTGA
- the uvrC gene encoding UvrABC system protein C has product MTSATIPSFDPQAFVSGLPHLPGVYRMLNAAGEVIYVGKARDLKKRVTSYFTKTAHGPRIAHMLEQTAGIEITVTRSEAEALLLENNLIKSLNPRYNILFRDDKSYPYIVVTGHEFPRLAFHRGPLEREHRYFGPFPNAGAVRSSIQLLQKVFRIRTCEDSVFANRSRPCLLHQIKRCTAPCVGLIGKEAYQEDVRNAMLFLEGKQEEVLQALARRMEEASERWAFEEAAVYRDQIQALSRVQERQFIASGKAVDADVIGVTFAGLETCVNLVMIRSGMHLGDKSFFPQNAQGYDAAATLEAFLAQHYLTRPAPPLIVLDAPVDVDALSAALSERSGYPVQIQTRATGERKAWLEMAVRNAELALAQRLGAHAAQEARVQALQQALDLPSPPRRIECFDVSHTMGEATIAACVVFEDHAMKSGEYRRFNLHPATPGDDYAAMREVLTRRYQKLVAGEGKIPDLILVDGGLGQVNAAREVLADLGLGDLPVIGVAKGEGRKPGTEELVFPKGEKRIKLAPDSAALHLVQQIRDEAHRFAVQGHRARRGKARASSPLEKIPGVGPKRRRRLLARFGGLRGLLAASVEELAKVEGVSRELAERIYRHLH; this is encoded by the coding sequence TTGACTTCCGCGACGATCCCTTCCTTCGACCCGCAAGCGTTCGTGTCCGGGCTGCCCCATCTGCCCGGGGTGTATCGCATGCTCAACGCGGCGGGAGAGGTGATCTACGTTGGCAAAGCCCGGGATCTCAAGAAGCGGGTCACCTCGTACTTCACCAAGACAGCTCACGGGCCCCGCATCGCCCACATGCTGGAGCAGACGGCCGGCATCGAGATCACCGTGACCCGCTCCGAGGCGGAGGCGCTGCTTCTGGAAAACAACCTCATTAAAAGCCTCAATCCCCGCTACAACATCCTGTTCCGGGACGACAAGTCCTATCCCTACATCGTGGTCACCGGCCATGAGTTTCCCCGGCTCGCCTTCCATCGAGGACCGCTGGAGCGGGAGCACCGCTACTTCGGACCCTTCCCCAACGCCGGCGCGGTGCGGTCCAGTATCCAGCTACTTCAGAAAGTGTTCAGGATCCGCACCTGCGAGGACAGCGTGTTCGCCAACCGCAGTCGTCCTTGCTTGCTGCACCAGATCAAGCGCTGCACCGCCCCTTGCGTCGGGCTGATCGGCAAGGAGGCCTATCAGGAAGACGTGCGCAACGCCATGCTGTTCCTGGAGGGCAAGCAGGAGGAGGTGCTGCAGGCCCTCGCGCGACGCATGGAGGAGGCCTCGGAGCGGTGGGCTTTCGAGGAGGCGGCTGTCTACCGTGACCAGATCCAGGCACTCAGCCGGGTCCAGGAACGCCAGTTCATCGCCAGCGGCAAGGCAGTGGACGCCGACGTGATCGGGGTCACTTTCGCCGGCCTGGAGACGTGCGTCAACCTGGTCATGATCCGCAGCGGCATGCACCTGGGCGACAAGAGCTTCTTCCCCCAGAACGCCCAAGGCTACGATGCCGCCGCCACGCTGGAAGCGTTTCTCGCCCAGCACTACCTCACGCGACCGGCGCCGCCGCTCATCGTGTTGGACGCGCCGGTGGACGTGGATGCGCTTTCGGCCGCGCTCAGCGAGCGCAGCGGCTATCCGGTGCAGATCCAGACGCGGGCGACGGGCGAGCGCAAGGCGTGGCTGGAAATGGCGGTGCGCAACGCCGAGCTGGCCCTGGCCCAGCGCTTGGGGGCCCATGCCGCCCAGGAAGCCCGGGTTCAGGCCCTGCAGCAGGCCCTCGACCTGCCGTCGCCGCCGCGCCGCATCGAATGTTTCGACGTGAGCCACACCATGGGGGAGGCCACCATTGCCGCCTGCGTCGTATTCGAGGACCACGCCATGAAGAGCGGCGAATACCGGCGGTTCAACCTCCACCCCGCGACGCCGGGCGACGACTACGCGGCCATGCGCGAGGTTCTCACGCGCCGTTACCAGAAGCTGGTGGCGGGGGAGGGCAAGATTCCCGACCTCATCCTCGTCGACGGGGGGCTTGGCCAGGTGAACGCCGCCCGGGAAGTACTCGCCGACCTGGGCTTGGGCGATCTCCCGGTGATCGGTGTGGCCAAAGGAGAAGGGCGCAAACCCGGCACTGAGGAGCTGGTTTTTCCGAAAGGGGAGAAGCGGATAAAATTGGCGCCGGACAGCGCTGCGCTCCACCTGGTGCAACAAATCCGGGACGAAGCGCACCGGTTCGCGGTTCAGGGACACCGGGCCCGGCGCGGCAAGGCCCGGGCTTCCTCGCCCCTGGAAAAGATCCCTGGGGTCGGACCTAAACGCAGGCGGCGATTGCTCGCCCGTTTCGGAGGCTTGCGCGGGTTGCTCGCCGCCAGCGTGGAAGAGCTGGCCAAGGTGGAAGGCGTAAGCCGCGAGCTGGCCGAGCGGATTTACCGTCACCTGCACTGA
- a CDS encoding DUF4845 domain-containing protein, which translates to MHRQQGITLGGFLVVAVILAFGALLAFKVIPHYMEFWAIKKTMTATVRDPTLQEASVAEIRSAFDKRADIDNITAVKGRDIAVSKEGGALVLSASYQVKVPLFANVSLLIDFSYSTR; encoded by the coding sequence ATGCACAGGCAGCAAGGCATCACTCTCGGTGGTTTTCTGGTGGTGGCGGTGATCCTGGCCTTCGGGGCGCTGCTCGCTTTCAAGGTAATCCCCCACTACATGGAATTCTGGGCCATCAAGAAGACCATGACGGCCACGGTACGCGACCCCACCCTGCAGGAGGCTTCGGTGGCGGAGATCCGCAGCGCCTTCGACAAGCGCGCCGACATCGACAACATCACGGCGGTGAAGGGCCGGGATATCGCGGTGAGCAAAGAGGGCGGCGCCCTGGTGCTCAGCGCCAGCTACCAGGTGAAGGTGCCGCTCTTCGCCAACGTGAGCCTGCTGATCGACTTCAGCTACTCGACCCGATGA
- the recO gene encoding DNA repair protein RecO has protein sequence MSDTAGGHHPGEQEAGFVLHTYPYRETSLIVEALTRGHGRLPMVARGARRPKSQLRGQLLPFQPLLLSWTGRGELKTLVRAEWVSGQPPLEGQALICGFYLNELLIRLLPREDPHETLFDHYRDALVALARGSSIEGILRRFETRLLKELGYAMVLDRDVQTGEAIDPGGRYTYLPERGPVPLSEGAGEEPVLSGKTLLDMAQDRYDDPQTQQQSKALMRTLINHLLGGQPLHTRQLLKELQQL, from the coding sequence ATGAGCGACACGGCGGGCGGGCATCACCCGGGGGAGCAGGAGGCGGGGTTCGTGCTGCACACCTACCCCTACCGGGAGACGAGCCTCATCGTGGAGGCGCTCACCCGGGGCCACGGGCGCCTGCCCATGGTGGCGCGGGGGGCTCGTCGGCCCAAGTCCCAACTGCGGGGCCAGTTGTTGCCGTTTCAGCCCCTCCTGCTTTCCTGGACGGGGCGGGGAGAGCTCAAAACCCTGGTACGGGCAGAATGGGTGAGCGGCCAGCCGCCCCTGGAAGGCCAGGCCCTCATCTGCGGCTTCTACCTGAACGAGTTGCTGATACGGCTTCTGCCTCGGGAGGATCCCCACGAAACGCTGTTCGACCACTACCGGGACGCCTTGGTGGCGCTCGCCCGGGGGAGCAGCATCGAAGGCATCCTGCGCCGGTTCGAGACCCGCCTGCTCAAGGAGCTGGGCTATGCCATGGTGCTGGACCGCGACGTCCAGACAGGCGAGGCGATCGACCCCGGCGGACGGTATACTTATCTGCCAGAGCGGGGCCCGGTGCCCCTTTCCGAAGGCGCGGGGGAAGAGCCGGTGCTTTCTGGCAAGACGCTCCTCGACATGGCCCAGGACCGCTACGACGACCCCCAGACCCAGCAGCAGAGCAAGGCCCTGATGCGCACTCTCATCAACCACCTGCTCGGCGGCCAACCGCTGCACACGCGGCAGTTGCTCAAGGAGCTGCAGCAGCTATGA
- a CDS encoding uracil-DNA glycosylase, whose protein sequence is MHETRSFDLSCRRCARLARYLDRVRREHPAYHAKPVPSFGDARPRLLVVGLAPGLHGANRTGRPFTGDHAGRLLYEALHRHGYASAPVSRSGDDELTLMGARITNAVRCVPPENKPTTGEVGNCNSFLAEELAQMPPRRAVLALGVIAHGAVLKALGLRPGAYRFAHGAVHALPGDTTLFDSYHCSRYNTQTGRLTPAMFDAVFRSIGEYLAGLSKASG, encoded by the coding sequence GTGCACGAGACCCGTTCGTTTGACCTTTCCTGCCGCCGCTGCGCGCGGCTCGCCCGCTACTTGGACCGGGTGCGCCGGGAGCACCCGGCCTATCACGCCAAGCCCGTGCCTTCTTTCGGCGACGCCCGGCCCCGGTTGCTGGTGGTGGGCCTCGCGCCGGGCCTCCATGGCGCCAACCGCACCGGACGCCCGTTCACCGGCGATCACGCGGGCCGGTTGCTCTACGAAGCGCTCCACCGCCACGGCTATGCCAGCGCCCCGGTGTCGCGCAGCGGAGACGACGAGCTCACCCTCATGGGCGCCCGCATCACCAACGCCGTGCGCTGCGTACCCCCGGAGAACAAGCCGACGACCGGGGAAGTGGGCAACTGCAACTCCTTTCTCGCGGAGGAGCTAGCCCAGATGCCGCCGCGGCGGGCCGTGCTGGCCCTGGGCGTCATCGCCCACGGAGCGGTGCTCAAGGCACTCGGGCTGCGCCCAGGTGCATACCGCTTCGCCCATGGCGCCGTGCATGCCCTCCCCGGGGACACGACCCTCTTCGATAGTTACCATTGCAGCCGCTACAATACCCAGACGGGCCGCCTGACGCCCGCCATGTTCGACGCCGTCTTCCGCTCGATCGGAGAGTACCTGGCCGGGCTTTCGAAAGCTTCCGGCTGA